The sequence AAAGCAGGGTTTCccaaaattaattacattttttccaagaaagtaaaattactatatatatatatatatatattatatatatatatatttttttttttttttttttttttaaacaaggaatTGTTAAAtttacggggaaaaaaatgactttcttcCTCTCACAGTGAACGTGCAGCCTTTATTAATTCATGTCTGACCCACGTCGCATTTGGGAAACCCTGCTTTGTTTGACACGTCAACGCAATCATAAATAATGCGTTAATATTTGACCCGACATGCAAAGAAGCGCTTCCTACTGGAGCGGTGAGCGACGAGTGGTCGACGGacggaaaaaaaagggaaatcccACAAGAAAAATCCCCTCCTGGACTCGTCGTTTCCCCGTCTTACGAGAAGACCGAGCTGCGCTGGTTGGCCTCGCCCACCTTCTCGAAGAACATGAAATCCTGGGGttggaaatagaaaaaaaaataaataaaaatttgaaaaacaaaaaccaccgAATGACAATTTCGGAACCAAACGTACGATGAGGAAGCAGGCGCCCAGGAGGACGGCTTTCATTTTCACATCCATGTCCAGGGGGAACTGGATGCCGAAGTTGTCCGTGTCGGTGAAGACTTCCTTCAGGAGGCCGCTCCACTGCTTGCTGATGCGGCCGATGGGCGCGTCGCCGTCTTTGCCCGTCAGCTGCGCTCGTACGAGACCAGACAAAAGGGGGGAGGGGCTTTCAATAAAATCCTAAATGAAAGGGCAAGGGTCATCCCTacagatattgaagtgaaaaaaatccacataacatcagacatggaagctcttttcgaagaagagaacgtctcacaaccgagttccttatcgtttcgagccatatttcgatgatatgcggatcacggccaaaccatctCCCCGCCCGATTCATCTCCGtgcggcagtgataaaaacGCGAGCGACGCCGACGCCGCCGCAGCCAAACCCCCCAACAAGGCCGACGGCCGGTGAGGATCCGTAAGGAAGCCTTCCAATGcggacatcgacacatttagcacccctgacttacggattaaatacaagagttttttttttttttttttttttttttagtagctctagacacacacctacctgtcatttggaaccctcgAAGTTCTCGTCccctgcacccgtgcaatccatttttcacgacgaaccgggtctcttggaaacgtCTGAAGGGTAAAGCCATCCACCcgagtgttggagcaataaCCGGCAATGCAACGgagcggcattttggctaacgcgaaggaagaACGAGCTACCTTACAGCATGTAAAAGTTAGCATAAACAGACGAAACCGCTTGAGTCCACGACTGCcccgtatgtcacttcctgcttcttgtcgaaaaacaaatccctcgagaggattttctcGGCGGGAGATTCAAAAAGCCATCGacgtcaaaatcgtgttttgtggtgaacaaaacagatgggtccataccggctgctattttttttttccaatcataacatactaaaaaaaaaatcatccatttcatgacagtggcactttagaaaaacaaaaaggcgtTGTGTTCGGCTCACCTCAAAGTTGACGTCGCCGCAGCAGTTGCAGGCGAAGCAGGGCCCCTCCAGCTTCATCAGGGTCTCTTTGTTGGGCCCCTGGATGGAGAAGCGGGGCAGGAAAGGGTGCCAGTCCTGTTTGACGAAGCCCACCGTGGTGCCCGGCGGCGCCTGCACCTCCATCTGGGGCGCAGTCGGCTCAAGTTAGACCAGGTCGTACATATTTGTTCAGATCCGGACAAAAACACCGCCGAGCGAGCCATTTGCGCGGTCACGGACGCGCTAGCAGCTGCTCGGCGTCATGTGAGCAAACATAACAGAGGGCCGCGCTCTTCCAATTAGCGTTGAAAACAAAAGGCGCACAGTCAGAGGAGAGGAACGCCGGGGTCAGCAgcggacagaaaaaaaaaaaaaaaaaaaaaactgacctcTTGGAGGCAGCACGGACACCAGCAGGACACGCAGCGGAAGGGCCTGATGAGGCGGATGACCTCGCGGTCGGCGTTGTCCTTGATCTTCATGTCGAAGCTGCGCAGCGAGCCGCAGCAGTTCCTGGTGCAGCAGTCGTTCTTCTCCTTGGCCTTGTAGATCTTCTGGCCCAGACTGTTCTTGATCTCGTACTGGTTGTTGGTCTCGAAGCCGAGGAACGCTGAGAAACGTCAACCCGGTTAGCCGCGGCGCGCGCATTTTTTCGAGAGCAGGCTAACTAACCTTCGAGAAGCTCCACTTTCTGGTGAATCAGAATCTGGTCGATCTAAAAcgggaataaaataaaagaattcgTTTAATTGAATTTTGACAATGGAAATGAGTCAGTGTtttggtgcccccccccccaccaccacccccgacTGCGCCACACCCATCTTTTACACAATCCAACGTAACAGGTTGTACATAGGTCAGAACACATCACCAGATACGACTGATATGACaagaatatatatacagtacagcctctGTTCTCGACTACAATCCAGAAGGCTATTCGAGTACTGATTTGCTCGAAAACCAAATTGAGATTTCCCATTACAGTGAATGGAataagaaataatgcgttccaacccttaaaaaatgtggctttttaaagcattttttttagcttttcttgaaaataaactgcatagtagaaacacatgtatagttcaaatactttataataaaatgatttaagaaatatatttgttttttgctttaaatgtatgctAGAGTAGTCTAGGctatctagtgtcacttctttggtgCAACGATCGGGGGTTGATAGTcctcaataagaagaaaaaacagtccGTAAATGTAACTatcgggacacgtctgtgtacagaggctgcgttacacTAACGCACGTCATGGGTAAGCTGGTCGGgtcgcgcgcgttatgttatttccgggtatTGTTGGGGacgttcgagtaccaattttcgttcgaaaaccgatttgttcgagaacaggGTATTCACTGTATTATTCCATTGTGATGAGTTACCTGAGTCAGGTATTCAAGTCCTGGCGGGATCCCAACAGGAATCAGTGCAGCCGGGCCGGGCATGGACGGCGCCGGCCCCGGCGACCCGCCGTAAGGGGGGGCTGCCCCCATCGGCCCCGGCTGAAACATGACAGGAGGCGGGCCTTGGTTGTAGTCCACGTTGAACCCCGGAGCAGGGGCTTGACTGGGGTCCCCGTAGCCGCCCTGAAACGCAGGATAGGGGGCCGCTGATTGGCCACCATGATGGGTCATCGGGTAGGGCCCCTGCTGGGTGTAACCTGGCAAAACGGTCACAGGAAATTTACTGCGTTGACGGAATTTTCCAAGAACCGACGCTTACACTGCGGCAGAAAAGGTGAAAATTCTTGACTAATAGCATGAAAGTAAAGCAAAAGCCAAAAGATTGACTTGGGAACTGACCGGACATGATGATTGATTGTGGTTTCTATGCACTTCCGGTCCACCGCTTCCTGAATTTCCTGTTTTGTCCTTCCTCGGAAACTAATGAAAGTGGTGGAGCACCTGGGTCGAATCGCAAAGgacaaaatgtcaccaaaaaaaaaaaaaaaaaccatccctATTAGTGTCGCTTGAGGTCACATTTCGAAACGTATTGAGGCTTGGGTGGAGTTCCCGTGATGAATATCTCCGAAATGAGCTTCAACGGCGACATTTTGGGCTCCCGACGAAAGCAATtctcaaatggaaacaacatgGATGCGATCTTTTCCTAtaaccacaacacacacaaaaacaactcgAAAGCTCACCAGGTTTGTGCTCCTCCAAGTAAGCCTGAACCAACTTTCCAGTCCACACCCGAAAGGTCTGGTCGGCAACGAATCCCTCTTCGGTTTCTTCGTCGGCGTCTTCACGATTCCTccccgcaacccccccccccttttttttttttttgtaaggggGGGGCGGGGTCATCACACGGCAATAAT comes from Syngnathoides biaculeatus isolate LvHL_M chromosome 21, ASM1980259v1, whole genome shotgun sequence and encodes:
- the LOC133494964 gene encoding phospholipid scramblase 2-like, coding for MSGYTQQGPYPMTHHGGQSAAPYPAFQGGYGDPSQAPAPGFNVDYNQGPPPVMFQPGPMGAAPPYGGSPGPAPSMPGPAALIPVGIPPGLEYLTQIDQILIHQKVELLEAFLGFETNNQYEIKNSLGQKIYKAKEKNDCCTRNCCGSLRSFDMKIKDNADREVIRLIRPFRCVSCWCPCCLQEMEVQAPPGTTVGFVKQDWHPFLPRFSIQGPNKETLMKLEGPCFACNCCGDVNFELTGKDGDAPIGRISKQWSGLLKEVFTDTDNFGIQFPLDMDVKMKAVLLGACFLIDFMFFEKVGEANQRSSVFS